TTTCAAGCTTTCGACGTGGCCAAAAAGTTTGTCGAGCAAACGGCATGAGTTTCATCGCATTCATACTCACATTGCAATGAAAAATCAATAGACGTACAGAGATTGAACAAAGAAGCGGTCGGAAATATATCAAAGTATTTAAATAGCGGTGTATATATAATAGACTATCATTTCTAAGGGATTCTAATGGGGGGTAATACAATAATAAGAAACGTAGTTGCATCTTGCAGCACTGATTCAAAAATACCGCTTTCTCGCCTGGCTGTGGGCCTTGAGGGTACTGAATACGAGCCGGAGCAATTTCCGGGACTCGTCATGCGCCTGACTGATCCAAAAGCTGCTGCGCTAATATTCAACTCGGGAAAAATCGTGTGCACTGGAACAAAATCGCCCGAAGATGCAAAATGCGCAATCGATAAATTAGTGCAGACAATACAGACTCTTGGCGTAAATATCGGAAAAGTAAGAGACATCACAATACAAAATATTGTGGCGTCAGCAAACATGGATGCAAAATTGAATCTTAATAAAATAGCTGTGGAACTTGAAGGAACAGAATATGATCCCGAAC
Above is a window of Nanoarchaeota archaeon DNA encoding:
- a CDS encoding TATA-box-binding protein; protein product: MGGNTIIRNVVASCSTDSKIPLSRLAVGLEGTEYEPEQFPGLVMRLTDPKAAALIFNSGKIVCTGTKSPEDAKCAIDKLVQTIQTLGVNIGKVRDITIQNIVASANMDAKLNLNKIAVELEGTEYDPEQFPGLIYRLDDPRVVFLLFTSGKVICTGGKSQKELNRSIEKLRENLIGINAL